The Pontibacter pudoricolor genome contains a region encoding:
- a CDS encoding tetratricopeptide repeat protein, which translates to MALLKKTYLLLAFCLTIAATIAQAQTQNLELAREYFSKGEYQKAAELYEKLVEDKRLFSVTYPDYLKTLLALRNYKEAEKLVKRTIKQNPGNYNFEVDLGMVYQAAGDKAGAEKHFNKLIQQMNPEATVVVASAFIQNELYDYAEKAYLRGRELTKNPLENNRPLIALYSYRQKNEALIPEVLNLLQENESEVGYVQNMLQNSVRDEKAQNALEKELIMRVQQNPDKLAYSELLIWLYVQRLDFYGALMQARAVDKRTRSGGSRVMELGAISAQNKDYNSAIEAYEYIIKEYPDGPYYLVARQRLINAREEQVQNTFPVDQEKIRALIADYDALLTEVGRSAATAEVLQHMANLYAFYLDDKAKAIALLQEAIAMPRANANLVAESKLTLGDIYVLKGEPWEATLLYSQVEKSHKDTPIGYDAKLRNARLSYYKGDFELAQAHLDILKLATSREIANDAMDLSLLITDNTGLDTSTTAMEEYAAIELLVFQNKLQQAVTKLDGMLKKYPGHSLTDEIYFQKAGIQERMGNFTEAVASLQHIVGNPQYDILSDDALFKMAYIYEENLKDTAKAQQLYNDLLKKHQGSIFVAEARKRFRKLRGDTVN; encoded by the coding sequence ATGGCTTTACTCAAGAAAACATACCTATTGCTGGCATTTTGCTTAACTATAGCTGCAACTATAGCACAGGCGCAAACCCAGAACCTGGAACTGGCACGGGAATACTTTAGCAAAGGGGAGTACCAGAAAGCCGCTGAGCTTTATGAAAAACTGGTAGAAGACAAGCGCCTGTTCTCGGTTACTTACCCCGATTACCTGAAAACGCTGCTGGCGTTACGCAACTATAAAGAGGCTGAAAAGCTGGTTAAGCGAACTATAAAACAGAACCCCGGAAACTATAATTTTGAAGTAGATCTGGGTATGGTGTACCAGGCTGCAGGCGATAAGGCCGGTGCTGAGAAACACTTTAATAAGCTCATCCAGCAAATGAACCCGGAAGCAACTGTTGTAGTAGCCAGTGCTTTTATACAAAACGAACTATACGACTATGCCGAGAAAGCCTACCTGCGCGGCCGCGAACTGACCAAGAACCCACTGGAAAATAACCGCCCATTAATAGCACTCTATAGTTACCGGCAGAAAAATGAAGCCCTGATACCAGAAGTGCTGAACCTGTTACAGGAAAATGAGAGTGAAGTGGGCTACGTACAAAACATGCTTCAGAACAGTGTGCGGGATGAGAAAGCCCAGAACGCGTTGGAGAAGGAGCTGATTATGCGTGTGCAGCAGAACCCGGATAAACTGGCTTACAGCGAATTGCTGATCTGGCTGTATGTGCAACGGCTGGATTTTTACGGCGCCCTGATGCAGGCTCGCGCAGTTGATAAACGGACCAGGAGCGGCGGATCGAGGGTGATGGAGCTAGGCGCTATCAGTGCCCAGAACAAAGATTATAACAGCGCCATTGAAGCGTATGAATACATAATTAAGGAGTATCCGGATGGGCCCTACTACTTAGTGGCAAGGCAGCGCCTTATAAATGCCCGCGAAGAACAGGTACAGAACACTTTCCCGGTTGACCAGGAAAAGATACGCGCTTTAATTGCAGATTATGATGCCCTGCTAACTGAAGTAGGCCGTAGTGCTGCCACTGCAGAAGTGCTGCAACATATGGCCAACCTGTATGCCTTTTACCTTGATGATAAAGCGAAAGCCATTGCATTGTTACAGGAAGCGATAGCCATGCCACGCGCCAACGCAAACCTGGTAGCAGAAAGCAAACTAACCTTGGGTGATATTTATGTATTAAAAGGAGAGCCCTGGGAAGCCACGCTGCTATACTCACAGGTTGAGAAATCGCATAAGGACACGCCGATCGGGTATGATGCCAAACTGCGTAATGCACGCTTAAGTTACTATAAAGGAGACTTTGAACTGGCCCAGGCCCACTTAGACATTCTGAAACTGGCTACCAGCCGCGAAATTGCCAACGATGCCATGGACCTGAGCCTGCTGATAACAGATAACACCGGGCTAGACACGTCAACCACGGCTATGGAAGAGTACGCGGCTATAGAGTTACTTGTATTCCAGAATAAGCTACAACAGGCGGTAACAAAATTAGACGGAATGCTGAAGAAATATCCCGGACATAGTTTAACCGATGAGATCTATTTTCAGAAAGCAGGTATACAGGAGCGCATGGGTAATTTTACTGAAGCAGTCGCCAGTTTGCAGCATATAGTTGGCAATCCGCAATACGACATCCTAAGCGACGATGCCCTGTTTAAAATGGCATACATTTACGAAGAGAACCTGAAAGACACGGCCAAAGCGCAGCAACTATACAACGACCTCCTTAAAAAGCACCAGGGAAGCATCTTCGTAGCCGAAGCCCGCAAGCGTTTCCGGAAGCTCCGTGGTGATACTGTTAATTAG
- a CDS encoding peptidylprolyl isomerase, translated as MALINKIREKSGWAVGAIAIGLGIFVVGGDLLGPNSRLLGNDANEIGEIAGETIEYQEFDEVFQQMKTNYENQTGRSANEGELAMLREQAWNQLIFKIALEKEYERLGIEVSEEELFDMVQGNNIHPAVRQAFTNPQTGEFDRAQVVQYLQNMAPADRPMWTNFEQGVASDRVRTKYSNLLNKSVYVTTAEAKNFFNAQNATASVKVLYVPYFTISDSAVNVTDAQLKDFYERNKELYKVEEGRSIEYVTVPVTASQEDNKTYEEEMASVAKQFAAASNDSAFVNANSDRPYNGTYLTPGELPEQLRTVTLEKGKVYGPFTAGESYSLYKVIDVKDGGKSAAKASHILIKPESDTPEAKAAAKAKATDVLNQIKKGADFAQMAAQHGSDGTASVGGDLGWFQTGQMVAPFEKAVFGASSAGLLPELVETEYGYHIVKVTEPKTSRSYKIAAIERAMEPSESTRDAAYAVADELSGTSGSLEEFRTNVAENKALVKQEVKEIGKNNIVAGGLNNARELVRWTYAKDTKVGDVSPVFEIEDQFVVAVLTGKREKGYAKAEDIKDELTAAVRNELKSKQIIEKIQKTKGTVDQMAAAYGPDAMLRTADEVTFASGTIPGIGLEPVAVGKTFGLKPGGRTAPFEGNGGVIVVELVNITKAPEVQDLSGVKQQLVNMRSANTESQAFEAIKEKANITDNRVRFF; from the coding sequence ATGGCATTAATTAACAAGATTAGAGAGAAGTCTGGTTGGGCGGTAGGCGCCATTGCCATTGGGCTTGGTATATTTGTAGTAGGCGGCGACCTGCTAGGACCAAACTCAAGGCTTCTTGGAAACGACGCCAACGAGATTGGCGAGATAGCTGGTGAAACAATTGAATACCAGGAGTTTGATGAGGTTTTCCAGCAAATGAAAACCAACTACGAGAATCAGACTGGCAGATCTGCCAACGAAGGCGAACTTGCCATGCTGCGCGAGCAGGCATGGAACCAACTGATCTTTAAAATTGCCCTAGAGAAAGAGTACGAGCGCCTTGGCATCGAGGTGTCAGAAGAAGAATTGTTTGATATGGTACAGGGTAACAACATACACCCGGCCGTTCGTCAGGCATTTACTAACCCGCAAACAGGAGAGTTCGACCGCGCACAAGTGGTGCAGTACCTTCAGAACATGGCTCCTGCAGACCGCCCAATGTGGACAAACTTTGAGCAGGGAGTAGCTTCTGACCGCGTACGTACCAAGTACAGCAACCTGCTTAACAAATCGGTTTACGTAACTACAGCAGAGGCTAAAAACTTCTTTAATGCGCAGAATGCCACAGCTTCTGTAAAAGTATTGTATGTGCCTTATTTCACAATTTCTGATTCTGCGGTAAACGTAACAGATGCCCAGCTTAAGGATTTTTATGAGCGCAACAAAGAGCTTTATAAAGTTGAAGAAGGCCGCAGCATAGAGTACGTAACAGTACCGGTTACTGCATCGCAGGAAGATAACAAAACATACGAAGAGGAAATGGCATCTGTAGCGAAGCAATTTGCAGCAGCATCCAACGACTCGGCTTTTGTTAATGCTAATTCAGACAGGCCATATAACGGCACTTACTTAACACCAGGTGAATTGCCGGAGCAACTTCGCACTGTAACCCTGGAAAAAGGAAAAGTTTACGGTCCGTTTACTGCCGGAGAATCTTACTCTTTGTATAAAGTAATTGATGTAAAAGACGGTGGTAAGAGCGCAGCAAAAGCAAGCCACATCCTGATAAAGCCTGAAAGCGACACGCCTGAAGCAAAAGCAGCTGCAAAAGCGAAAGCAACAGACGTACTGAACCAGATCAAGAAAGGTGCTGATTTTGCCCAGATGGCAGCGCAGCATGGTTCTGATGGTACTGCTTCGGTAGGTGGCGACCTGGGTTGGTTCCAGACCGGCCAGATGGTAGCTCCTTTCGAGAAAGCAGTATTTGGTGCCTCTTCTGCAGGTTTATTGCCAGAGCTGGTTGAGACAGAATATGGTTATCATATTGTAAAAGTTACCGAGCCTAAAACAAGTCGTTCATACAAGATTGCCGCAATCGAGCGCGCGATGGAGCCAAGCGAGTCTACACGTGATGCAGCTTATGCTGTAGCCGATGAGCTGTCCGGCACAAGTGGTAGCCTGGAGGAATTCCGTACAAACGTAGCGGAGAACAAAGCCCTTGTAAAACAGGAAGTAAAAGAGATCGGGAAGAACAACATTGTTGCTGGTGGCCTTAACAATGCACGTGAGCTGGTTCGCTGGACATATGCTAAAGACACTAAAGTAGGCGATGTTTCTCCGGTATTTGAAATCGAAGATCAGTTTGTTGTTGCTGTACTAACCGGCAAGCGCGAAAAAGGCTATGCTAAAGCAGAGGACATAAAAGACGAACTTACGGCTGCTGTTCGCAACGAACTGAAATCAAAACAGATCATCGAGAAGATACAGAAAACAAAAGGAACTGTAGACCAGATGGCTGCAGCTTATGGCCCGGATGCGATGCTTAGAACTGCTGACGAGGTAACATTTGCTTCAGGAACTATACCTGGTATTGGTCTGGAGCCAGTTGCAGTGGGTAAAACATTTGGCCTGAAGCCAGGTGGTCGTACAGCTCCGTTTGAAGGTAATGGTGGCGTTATTGTAGTAGAACTTGTAAATATTACGAAAGCACCGGAAGTTCAGGACCTGTCTGGCGTGAAGCAGCAGTTAGTAAACATGCGCTCTGCCAACACAGAAAGCCAGGCTTTTGAAGCCATCAAAGAAAAAGCGAACATTACGGACAACCGCGTTAGATTCTTCTAA
- a CDS encoding hemolysin family protein, whose protein sequence is MIEPHQIILLVTGLLLSAFFSGIEIAFMSVNKLQIELSEKNGVLSGRILWHLLKHPSRLMGTALIGNTLALVLYGFAIAGVLHTLLSHVFPERVQFDLLIVVIQVAVASVVVLFTAEFLPRSLFVINPNRMLQVLALPILIFYYLLYPVVYVIVSLSKLVAEKIFKIEFPDQKPVFGFTDLNAYIKSRLYQPEQEHAPEVDSEIFHNALEFKTVKVRECMVPRTEIEAVEVDDSVEKLRHAFTATGHSKILIYRDNIDNIIGYCHQLDMFKQPKRIEDILSVVSLVPESMLASELFIKFVAEHRSVAVVLDEFGGTAGIVTVEDVIEEIFGEIEDEYDVDEMLLEQVLPEEGIYTLSGRLEVDYLNDKYELDLPEGDYETLGGFIFSVAGEIPTPGDVVEYPPFSITILSMDENRINTVRLVKTSEFQVEPER, encoded by the coding sequence ATGATAGAACCTCACCAGATCATACTTTTAGTTACAGGCTTGCTGCTGTCTGCTTTTTTTTCAGGCATCGAGATCGCGTTCATGTCAGTTAACAAACTGCAGATAGAGCTTAGCGAGAAGAACGGAGTATTGTCGGGACGCATACTGTGGCATTTGCTCAAACACCCGTCGCGTTTGATGGGCACCGCCCTTATAGGTAATACGCTGGCCTTGGTGCTTTATGGTTTTGCAATAGCAGGTGTGCTGCACACGTTGTTGTCGCATGTTTTTCCGGAGCGGGTGCAATTCGACCTGCTTATAGTTGTAATACAGGTGGCTGTGGCATCGGTGGTAGTCCTTTTTACTGCTGAGTTTTTACCGCGCAGCCTTTTTGTCATCAACCCCAACCGCATGCTGCAGGTGCTGGCCCTGCCGATACTTATATTCTATTACCTGCTTTACCCGGTGGTTTATGTTATTGTTAGCCTGAGCAAACTGGTAGCCGAAAAAATATTTAAAATAGAGTTCCCGGATCAGAAACCTGTTTTTGGTTTTACCGACCTCAATGCTTACATCAAAAGCCGCCTTTACCAGCCCGAACAGGAACATGCCCCTGAAGTAGATTCAGAGATATTTCATAATGCGCTGGAGTTTAAAACCGTAAAAGTACGCGAGTGTATGGTGCCCCGCACCGAAATTGAAGCCGTGGAAGTAGACGACTCTGTAGAGAAACTACGTCATGCCTTTACAGCTACCGGCCATTCCAAGATCCTCATCTACCGCGATAACATCGACAACATAATCGGGTACTGCCACCAGCTCGACATGTTTAAACAGCCAAAGCGCATAGAGGACATACTCTCGGTTGTAAGCCTGGTGCCGGAAAGTATGCTGGCCAGCGAGCTGTTTATAAAGTTTGTAGCAGAACACCGAAGTGTAGCCGTAGTGCTGGACGAGTTTGGCGGGACAGCCGGTATTGTTACGGTGGAAGATGTGATAGAAGAAATTTTCGGGGAGATTGAAGACGAGTACGACGTAGACGAAATGCTGCTGGAGCAGGTTTTACCAGAAGAAGGCATTTACACACTTAGTGGCCGCCTGGAAGTGGATTACCTGAACGATAAATACGAACTTGACTTACCGGAGGGCGATTACGAGACACTGGGTGGATTTATTTTTTCAGTGGCAGGAGAAATACCGACGCCTGGCGATGTAGTAGAGTACCCGCCATTCAGTATTACAATACTGTCGATGGATGAAAACCGGATAAATACCGTGAGGCTCGTGAAAACCTCAGAGTTTCAGGTAGAACCGGAACGTTAA
- the lptC gene encoding LPS export ABC transporter periplasmic protein LptC: MKIRGWLYLFLLTITIAGAGCQKELKDPDKEIKYTGPVMENKDVFTLYSDSAKLMIRMKAPVQQEFEKGDGVFPKGFYVEFLQQPGKVTSTMRANYGKQTKGSELYFAKGDVQVNNILKGEKLETEELYWDRRRRKIYTDKFVKITTPNRVVTGQGLQSDQNFDNYTIKKITGVFDIEE; this comes from the coding sequence ATGAAGATAAGAGGGTGGCTATATTTATTTTTGCTGACCATAACTATAGCAGGTGCCGGTTGCCAGAAAGAGCTGAAAGACCCGGACAAGGAAATAAAGTACACCGGGCCTGTAATGGAAAACAAAGATGTTTTCACACTTTATAGTGACTCTGCCAAACTGATGATCCGGATGAAGGCGCCCGTGCAGCAGGAGTTCGAAAAAGGGGACGGTGTTTTCCCGAAAGGTTTTTATGTAGAATTCTTACAGCAGCCGGGCAAGGTTACATCTACTATGCGTGCCAACTATGGCAAACAAACAAAAGGCAGTGAACTATACTTTGCAAAAGGAGATGTACAGGTAAATAACATTCTGAAAGGCGAGAAGCTGGAAACAGAAGAATTATACTGGGACAGGCGCCGCCGCAAAATCTACACCGATAAGTTTGTTAAAATAACAACACCTAACCGTGTGGTTACAGGCCAGGGGCTTCAGTCAGATCAGAACTTCGATAACTACACTATAAAAAAGATAACAGGGGTTTTCGACATAGAAGAGTAA
- a CDS encoding OmpP1/FadL family transporter translates to MYKSLRALCCAAVLCLSYGAQAQSIGNAPYSRYGLGEYNYNTGNIRNAGMANTGISAANSFQINTANPALLYYNTLTAFEIGVNGEVKKLESGSGSQTDGTANLSSVSLSIPVSKRWTTALSLRPYSTVAYEVSTTSPLNTTATATEAYKGDGGISELYFGHGVRITQGLTIGASASYLFGSIVKESSTSINDPAIPEARGESVVRSEKTKYSDLLFRAGANYRTKLKDKLFMSAGAVYSLKADLGADRKSSFERRDFFGTVKESMYADSSSSKVNIPSSFAAGISLDNGSNLTVAADFYTQKWSDFRNFRGEQELADSYRASLGAEYTPDANSVGNYFDRITYRAGLYYGNSPYEKNDVQIKDKGITVGATLPFGRSTIYDLYQLNTAFGYGTRGTSENGLVKENYFRFSIGFTVNSRWFIKRRLE, encoded by the coding sequence ATGTATAAATCACTTCGCGCCCTTTGTTGCGCCGCAGTACTTTGCCTTTCGTATGGGGCACAGGCCCAAAGCATTGGCAATGCCCCTTATTCACGCTACGGCCTGGGCGAGTACAACTATAACACTGGCAATATCCGGAATGCAGGTATGGCCAACACAGGTATTAGTGCAGCCAACAGCTTCCAGATAAACACTGCTAACCCGGCGTTGCTATACTATAACACCCTTACCGCTTTTGAAATAGGCGTTAACGGTGAGGTGAAAAAACTGGAAAGCGGCTCCGGATCGCAGACAGACGGAACAGCAAACCTTTCTTCGGTTTCGCTTTCTATACCAGTTTCCAAGCGATGGACCACAGCGCTAAGCCTTCGTCCTTATTCTACAGTAGCCTACGAAGTTTCAACTACATCTCCGTTAAACACTACAGCAACTGCTACCGAAGCTTATAAAGGAGATGGTGGTATTTCTGAACTATATTTTGGACACGGAGTAAGAATAACGCAGGGCTTAACGATAGGGGCAAGTGCTTCTTACCTGTTCGGTTCTATAGTTAAAGAATCGTCTACGTCTATCAATGATCCGGCAATACCGGAAGCAAGAGGCGAAAGTGTAGTACGAAGTGAAAAAACAAAGTACAGCGACCTGCTTTTCAGAGCTGGGGCGAACTATCGCACGAAGCTAAAAGATAAGCTGTTTATGAGTGCAGGAGCTGTTTATAGTTTAAAAGCAGATCTTGGTGCCGACCGTAAATCATCTTTTGAGCGCCGTGACTTTTTTGGAACAGTAAAAGAGTCCATGTATGCTGACAGCTCCAGCAGCAAGGTAAATATCCCATCAAGCTTTGCAGCAGGTATCAGCCTGGATAATGGCTCTAACCTAACTGTTGCAGCAGATTTTTATACGCAGAAGTGGTCTGATTTCAGAAACTTCAGAGGCGAGCAGGAGCTGGCAGACAGCTACCGTGCAAGCTTAGGCGCAGAATATACGCCGGATGCAAACTCTGTAGGCAACTATTTTGATCGCATTACTTACCGTGCCGGCCTGTACTATGGTAACTCGCCTTATGAGAAAAACGACGTGCAGATTAAAGACAAAGGCATTACAGTGGGTGCTACCTTGCCATTTGGCCGCTCTACTATATATGATCTATATCAGCTGAACACAGCGTTTGGTTACGGCACACGCGGTACTTCAGAAAATGGCCTTGTTAAAGAAAATTACTTCAGGTTCAGTATCGGATTTACGGTTAACAGCCGCTGGTTCATAAAACGCAGACTGGAATAA
- a CDS encoding type III pantothenate kinase codes for MQRIAVDVGNTGTKYGIFEGNSLVKQGYFQGIDNMPGEILNHTFEDAIVASVAADTANYSARLSVTGNILTLSAQTALPVLNNYKTPQTLGADRIAAAVGANYFFPGRNCLVFDAGTALTHEFISSDGAYMGGGIAPGLRMKLKALHTFTERLPLIDQIPVKFPLTGQSTQESILSGVLTGTVAELNGLIQFYSEKAPDLTVILCGGDAGFFESKLKGRIFVIPELVLIGLHRILTYNV; via the coding sequence ATGCAGCGCATTGCGGTAGACGTAGGCAACACAGGCACCAAGTATGGTATTTTTGAAGGGAACAGCCTTGTAAAGCAAGGCTACTTTCAGGGGATTGACAATATGCCCGGAGAGATCCTGAACCACACTTTTGAGGATGCTATAGTTGCCAGCGTAGCCGCTGATACTGCAAACTATAGTGCAAGGCTGTCTGTAACCGGTAACATACTAACGTTATCGGCACAGACAGCCTTGCCTGTTTTAAATAACTATAAAACCCCGCAAACGCTGGGCGCTGATAGAATTGCAGCGGCAGTAGGGGCCAATTATTTTTTCCCGGGGCGTAATTGTCTGGTCTTTGATGCCGGCACAGCCTTAACCCATGAGTTTATCTCCAGTGACGGAGCTTACATGGGCGGCGGAATTGCACCGGGGCTCCGCATGAAATTAAAAGCGTTGCATACTTTTACAGAAAGGTTGCCGTTAATAGACCAAATTCCTGTTAAATTTCCACTTACCGGTCAGTCAACCCAGGAATCAATTTTGAGCGGTGTTTTAACGGGCACTGTAGCAGAACTGAACGGTCTTATACAATTTTATTCTGAAAAGGCACCGGATTTAACGGTTATACTTTGCGGTGGCGATGCAGGATTTTTTGAAAGTAAATTAAAAGGACGCATCTTTGTAATTCCTGAATTAGTCTTGATCGGGCTTCATAGAATTTTGACGTATAATGTATAA
- a CDS encoding pseudouridine synthase: MARDNERPARDNEGAGRRDTDRNSSGRPNNDRGEKKIFNRRDKNEGGERRSFGSDRREGGERKSFGDRREGGERRNYSSDRRDDRRGNSEGGERRSFNSDKRDDNRGGERRSFGNDRREGGERRSFGTDRREGGERRSFNSDRPNRAERRGSDENREAAPRREEGEKRTFNSDRREGGERRSFGADRGERSERRSFDSDRGERKSYGDRREGGERRSFGDKREGGERRSFNSDRSDDRRGGEERSERRSFNSDRGERKPYGDRREGSERKPYGDRREGGERRNYSSERSEGGERRSFNSDRRENREDRPARGGERSFNSDRKPFKSDRNLKFGNRDRRTSYSNREDFGDPETPTYNTKHYENNPRIKKSNRKEETEDDGTIRLNRYIANAGVCSRREADTLIESGEIKVNGEVVTEMGFKVKPEDTVQYGKKLLNREKLVYVLLNKPKDFLTTTDDPEGRKTVMSLVEKSSKERIFPVGRLDRNTTGLLLFTNDGELAQKLTHPSNGVKKIYQVELDKPITKEDFLKVAEGLELEDGKAEVDDVALIGDTGKFLGLEIHIGRNRIVRRIFEHLGYEVVTLDRVQYAGLTKKDLPRGNWRYLSEKELIRLKYFM, encoded by the coding sequence ATGGCAAGAGATAACGAAAGACCTGCGCGCGACAACGAAGGTGCAGGACGCAGAGATACTGACAGAAATTCTTCTGGCAGGCCAAACAACGATCGCGGCGAAAAAAAGATCTTTAACAGAAGAGATAAAAACGAAGGTGGCGAACGCCGCTCATTCGGATCTGACAGAAGAGAAGGTGGCGAAAGAAAATCGTTTGGCGACCGTCGTGAAGGCGGCGAAAGACGCAACTATAGTTCTGACAGAAGAGATGACCGTCGCGGAAACAGCGAAGGCGGAGAACGCAGATCATTTAACTCAGACAAACGCGATGACAACAGGGGAGGCGAGCGCCGCTCTTTTGGCAACGACCGTCGTGAGGGTGGTGAGAGAAGATCTTTCGGTACTGACCGGAGAGAAGGCGGCGAAAGAAGATCATTCAATTCTGATCGTCCGAACAGAGCGGAGCGCCGCGGATCTGATGAAAACAGAGAAGCAGCTCCAAGAAGAGAAGAAGGTGAAAAGCGCACGTTTAACTCGGACCGCAGAGAAGGAGGCGAACGTCGTTCTTTTGGTGCAGACCGGGGCGAACGTAGCGAGCGCCGCTCATTTGATTCAGATCGTGGAGAGCGCAAATCTTACGGCGACAGAAGAGAAGGTGGCGAACGCAGATCGTTTGGCGACAAGCGTGAAGGCGGAGAGCGCCGCTCTTTCAACAGCGACAGAAGCGATGACCGAAGAGGTGGTGAAGAAAGAAGCGAACGTCGCTCATTCAATTCTGACCGCGGTGAGCGCAAACCATATGGCGATAGGAGAGAAGGTAGCGAAAGAAAGCCTTACGGTGACCGCCGCGAGGGTGGAGAGCGCCGCAACTATAGTTCAGAACGCAGCGAAGGAGGCGAACGTCGTTCATTCAATTCAGATAGAAGAGAAAACCGCGAAGACAGACCAGCAAGAGGTGGCGAGCGCAGCTTCAATTCCGATAGAAAACCTTTCAAATCAGATCGTAATTTAAAATTTGGTAACAGAGACCGCAGAACCAGCTACTCTAACAGAGAAGACTTTGGCGATCCGGAAACTCCGACTTACAACACCAAGCATTACGAGAATAACCCGCGCATCAAAAAAAGCAACCGCAAAGAGGAGACAGAAGATGACGGAACGATCCGTTTGAACCGTTACATCGCTAATGCAGGTGTTTGTTCGCGTCGCGAAGCGGATACCCTGATCGAATCTGGTGAAATTAAGGTAAACGGCGAAGTTGTAACTGAAATGGGCTTTAAAGTGAAGCCGGAAGACACGGTACAGTATGGCAAAAAACTGCTGAACCGCGAAAAACTGGTTTATGTACTGCTTAACAAGCCAAAAGATTTCCTGACAACTACAGACGACCCGGAAGGCAGAAAAACAGTAATGAGCCTGGTGGAGAAATCATCGAAAGAGCGCATTTTCCCGGTTGGCCGACTTGACCGTAATACAACAGGTTTACTTTTATTCACGAATGATGGCGAACTGGCCCAGAAGCTGACGCACCCATCAAACGGCGTGAAAAAGATTTACCAGGTAGAGCTGGATAAGCCGATCACAAAAGAGGATTTCCTGAAAGTAGCGGAAGGCCTGGAACTGGAAGATGGTAAAGCAGAAGTAGATGATGTGGCGTTAATCGGAGATACTGGTAAGTTCTTGGGTCTGGAGATACATATCGGGCGTAACAGAATTGTGCGTCGTATTTTCGAACACTTAGGCTACGAAGTAGTAACGCTGGACAGAGTGCAGTATGCAGGCCTGACTAAAAAAGACCTGCCACGCGGCAACTGGCGCTACCTTTCTGAGAAAGAGCTTATCCGTCTGAAATACTTTATGTAA
- a CDS encoding TraR/DksA family transcriptional regulator — MNTNEEKQRYSKEDLQEFENIILEKLTNAKKEVTFIKETLSRRNDTGTDNTASPTKVLEDGADTAEKESLNQLASRQMKFIQQLENALIRIKNGTYGVCIVTGKLIPKERLRAVPHTQHTIEAKLQRND; from the coding sequence ATGAATACGAACGAAGAAAAACAGCGCTACTCTAAAGAAGACCTACAGGAATTCGAAAACATCATCCTAGAGAAGCTGACGAACGCTAAAAAGGAAGTAACCTTTATTAAAGAAACCCTTAGCCGCCGCAACGATACCGGTACTGATAACACGGCATCTCCTACAAAAGTACTGGAAGATGGAGCTGACACGGCAGAAAAGGAAAGCTTAAACCAGTTGGCTTCCCGCCAGATGAAGTTTATCCAGCAGCTGGAGAACGCCCTTATCCGCATTAAAAACGGCACGTATGGCGTTTGTATCGTTACCGGTAAGCTAATCCCGAAAGAGAGACTGCGTGCCGTGCCGCACACACAACATACTATCGAGGCTAAACTACAGCGTAACGACTAG